Proteins from one Podospora pseudocomata strain CBS 415.72m chromosome 4, whole genome shotgun sequence genomic window:
- a CDS encoding hypothetical protein (EggNog:ENOG503PEP4; COG:S) codes for MADFGASETIEQDVLFKNPFKMWGYRVRGKFSYWAPEQFSEEWDYVEALPHDILPPDHVVAGKYSWKLNLWQAAQSMVTLLTGMYPESPPIPTWMEFGQVEGWGYGAYALEGLKPYVDPRLTNILARCMMENPDHRPDIGELRGEMVAILGHYRHLGQQEGNPDETDWPRNWHKAPYEEQTPWTDRQLHAWVDEALYQPASAPAPGVPPPADDGGLSPAQMEDAQVKDVQQELSESQREELSDKWADKKSQAFKNRLDAMQEAQPMKIYERWWNPALEKTETYKRQKEWKRWLKTRPPTEQEEVDAMSQAKQQAAFESWLARRVKDEEQERRLQAYIKHRDWKREFNLLWASRPADHPPETYYSWVLQMAKMEATRPHTDAYIADCFEQINDYVKQQHQDMISQLDKRAERRIAEQQDIIRRSGQPDLTFLEIQVIRRYYDEDIPIYLPTLGTSLSRRIYRLQKEIFGQDWHIGKSSQMISPFRSISSLVNQDRIVPYKHDDNPLPSSSPPLSRTPTPDPPRLDPTPGGGGGGKGDDDDDDDSDDGGDGGAGGAAGASGPSASGGGGRGGAPPPSVSNDDDGDDDVGMGGRAPAPQPQGPVSRFNPNAPVFNPSAPVFYPGPRVAPPPTGRRGGRRAPPPTDRPAPSAPPPPPPPEVDPYEVEFPALGTPGPVVPKRVVTTQIGQNDVKDARRARRANNRNLDRVSDPGVGPSTVSAAAPPAITITASSPTAPLAASPAVAIIQERMQEMGLAGPAAPPPQHFQAPHFGNPIVPMPEVENPRFGAPMLPPIGQAGTGLSLWDPDAAPARFAGLLPPGVPVPPQYRHLAQQQPLPPAPFPYGNPPQGAYGGPPVAGSSIPGQQGRPRGRRPPFKPEPGRNSMPLPDGGRVDRWGNWFHDPQTTPPYVWRDPKIRPRSPTPPPSPLGMVLPPFPNWDSPWLDYVYPRDYVAPLVNGQPPTPKTKYDQYQKQRREEADKVREEGVRREKEKKAREEQRAVMQARHQQRLRERQTQNQDYQPPDEGEGEISPRSLQAFRVWKKKNKRAERVQDARRERVLERGREIERERRMEEPPPPPPPNSPDALDFQRRLREVLQRRADRAQAAAEPRATIADAQWRLEMERDHDPANIDRTKVGPPPQLPPPRPVTPLQGSPISPPSQRAGRFGPVGQDRVEHDPDSDMEGRPPPPRRERWWHTRSPYNQGGRNWMQSSSSDEDDNTILRSPGWFRRRQQQERALDARRQGDRVLSGRVRPQPERKSLLSRLVDFSTAITSPPRPGRWGVIGAIDGWSRNPGRTSNETGSPSRRRRDSGAPGRNLGVDIDALPRIESRTRTARPPPVPFGRLWVSLQRQQHRQRQKQQGSQQQQGDQGVVMTDVDKNNSSSTIRPPRR; via the exons ATGGCCGACTTTGGCGCCTCTGAGACTATCGAACAGGACGTTTTGTTCAAGAATCC GTTCAAGATGTGGGGATATCGAGTCCGTGGCAAGTTCTCGTACTGGGCCCCTGAACAGTTCTCAGAAGAGTGGGATTATGTCGAGGCACTGCCACACGATATATTACCTCCAGACCACGTTGTTGCGGGAAAATATTCCTGGAAGCTCAATCTCTGGCAGGCCGCTCAG TCTATGGTTACACTTCTGACGGGAATGTACCCAGAATCACCACCCATTCCCACATGGATGGAATTCGGTCAAGTGGAGGGATGGGGCTACGGTGCCTACGCCTTGGAAGGGTTGAAGCCATACGTTGACCCTCGCCTCACAAACATCTTGGCGCGCTGCATGATGGAGAACCCGGATCACCGACCTGATATCGGCGAGCTGCGAGGCGAAATGGTGGCCATATTGGGACATTATCGACATCTCGGGCAGCAAGAAGGTAACCCGGACGAGACGGACTGGCCAAGGAACTGGCACAAAGCTCCATATGAGGAGCAGACACCATGGACAGATAGACAATTGCATGCATGGGTAGATGAAGCTCTTTACCAACCCGCATCGGCGCCAGCTCCTGGTGTCCCCCCTCCGGCAGACGACGGGGGACTAAGTCCAGCACAAATGGAGGATGCTCAAGTTAAAGACGTGCAACAAGAGTTGAGCGAGTCTCAGCGGGAAGAACTATCTGACAAGTGGGCCGACAAGAAGAGCCAGGCGTTTAAGAATAGGCTGGATGCCATGCAGGAGGCCCAACCCATGAAGATCTACGAGAGATGGTGGAACCCAGCCCTGGAAAAGACAGAGACGTACAAACGGCAAAAGGAATGGAAACGATGGCTCAAAACAAGACCTCCAACtgagcaagaagaagtcgaCGCGATGTCTCAAGCTAAGCAACAGGCCGCTTTCGAAAGCTGGCTCGCCAGGAGAGTGAAGGACGAAGAACAGGAGAGGCGATTGCAGGCCTACATCAAGCACCGTGATTGGAAGCGGGAGTTCAATCTGCTCTGGGCTTCCAGGCCCGCCGACCACCCTCCAGAAACCTACTACTCCTGGGTGTTGCagatggccaagatggaAGCCACTCGGCCACACACGGATGCCTACATTGCCGACTGTTTTGAGCAGATCAACGACTATgtcaagcagcagcatcaggaCATGATTtcccagctcgacaagaGGGCAGAGAGGCGTATTGCAGAACAGCAAGATATCATAAGACGATCGGGTCAGCCGGATCTGACATTCCTGGAAATACAAGTGATAAGGCGTTACTACGATGAGGACATCCCGATATATCTTCCCACGCTGGGGACCAGTCTCTCAAGGCGTATCTACCGGCTGCAGAAGGAGATCTTTGGCCAAGACTGGCATATTGGGAAGTCCAGTCAGATGATCAGCCCATTCCGTTCGATTTCTTCCCTGGTGAATCAGGACAGAATCGTACCGTACAAGCACGACGACAATCCTCTTCCTAGCTCAAGCCCGCCACTGAGTCGCACTCCTACCCCGGATCCCCCACGGTTGGATCCTACtcctggcggaggaggaggaggaaaaggagatgacgatgacgacgacgatagtgatgatggtggtgatggcggagctggtggtgcAGCTGGCGCCAGTGGTCCTAGTGCaagcggaggcggtggaagaggaggagctcctccaccctctgTTAGTaacgacgatgatggtgacgatgatgttGGTATGGGTGGCCGTGCTCCGGCGCCACAGCCACAGGGACCAGTGTCAAGATTCAACCCAAATGCTCCCGTCTTCAACCCAAGTGCTCCTGTCTTCTACCCCGGTCCGAGAGTGGCTCCACCTCCAACTGGTCGCCGTGGCGGTCGCCGGGCTCCACCTCCGACCGATCGCCCAGCTCCCTCCgcgcctccacccccgcctccaccgGAGGTCGACCCTTACGAAGTCGAGTTTCCTGCGCTTGGTACGCCAGGCCCAGTTGTCCCTAAGCGTGTGGTCACCACCCAGATTGGACAGAACGATGTCAAGGACGCCAGGAGAGCGCGGCGGGCAAACAACCGAAATCTCGATCGCGTTTCTGATCCAGGTGTTGGGCCTAGTACTGTTTCTGCAGCGGCCCCTCCGGCTATCACCATAACAGCCTCTAGTCCTACAGCTCCTCTAGCTGCTAGCCCTGCGGTTGCCATCATTCAGGAGCGGATGCAAGAAATGGGATTGGCAgggccagcagcaccaccacctcagcaCTTCCAGGCGCCCCATTTTGGAAATCCAATCGTTCCTATGCCGGAGGTGGAGAACCCCAGATTCGGAGCACCCATGCTGCCGCCCATTGGACAAGCAGGAACGGGACTATCGCTGTGGGACCCGGACGCAGCTCCAGCTCGATTCGCTGGGCTCCTGCCGCCGGGCGTTCCGGTTCCGCCACAGTATCGACATCTtgcccagcaacagcctcttcctcccgcGCCATTTCCATACGGCAACCCTCCCCAAGGCGCTTATGGTGGTCCTCCAGTAGCTGGTTCTTCGATACCTGGTCAGCAAGGCCGCCCCCGAGGACGACGTCCACCATTTAAACCCGAACCTGGCAGAAACTCCATGCCACTTCCAGATGGAGGGCGCGTTGACCGTTGGGGAAATTGGTTCCATGATCCACAGACAACACCCCCTTATGTCTGGAGAGATCCTAAGATCCGACCTCGCTCGCCTACGCCTCCCCCGTCGCCGCTTGGAATGGTtttgccccccttcccaaactGGGACTCACCTTGGCTGGATTATGTGTACCCTAGGGACTACGTCGCTCCGCTTGTGAATGGACAACCGCCGACGCCCAAGACGAAGTACGATCAGTACCAGAAGCAGAGAAGGGAAGAGGCAGACAAGGTCAGGGAAGAGGGTGTGCgaagggagaaggagaaaaaggcACGTGAAGAGCAAAGGGCTGTCATGCAGGCTAGACATCAACAACGCTTGAGGGAAAGGCAGACACAGAACCAAGATTACCAGCCTCCGGATGAAGGCGAAGGCGAGATTTCACCTAGGTCACTACAAGCCTTCCGAGtctggaaaaagaagaacaagcgGGCGGAAAGAGTACAGGACgcgagaagggagagggtcCTGGAGCGAGGGAGGGAGATTGAGAGGGAAAGACGAATGGAAGAaccgcctccgcccccgccgcccaACTCACCTGACGCGTTGGATTTCCAGAGAAGATTACGAGAGGTCTTACAACGACGTGCCGACAGAGCGCAGGCGGCAGCAGAACCAAGGGCCACGATAGCGGATGCACAATGGAGATTGGAGATGGAGCGTGACCATGACCCCGCGAACATCGACCGAACCAAGGTTGGTCCCCCCCCACAGttaccccctcctcgcccggtCACCCCCCTGCAAGGGAGCCCAatttcaccaccatcacaaagGGCTGGACGGTTCGGGCCTGTTGGTCAAGACCGCGTTGAACACGATCCCGACAGTGATATGGAGGGCCggcctccaccgccgagaAGGGAGCGCTGGTGGCATACCAGATCTCCATACAACCAGGGAGGCCGCAACTGGATGCAATCTAGCTCGTccgacgaggatgacaaCACCATTCTCAGATCCCCAGGTTGGTTTCGACGaaggcaacaacaagaacggGCTCTGGATGCCAGAAGGCAAGGCGACAGGGTGCTGTCTGGTCGAGTCAGGCCCCAACCCGAACGCAAATCCCTGCTCTCGCGCTTGGTAGACTTCAGCACGGCCATCACGTCCCCGCCTCGGCCCGGACGTTGGGGTGTAATCGGCGCAATTGACGGATGGTCGAGGAACCCGGGCAGAACCTCCAACGAGACCGGGAGCCCatcgcggcggcggagggacTCGGGAGCGCCAGGGCGGAATCTAGGTGTGGATATTGATGCACTGCCTCGGATTGAATCACGCACCCGGACGGCGAGACCACCGCCCGTACCGTTTGGGAGACTATGGGTATCgctgcagcggcagcagcatcggCAACGTCAGAAGCAGCAAGGgagtcagcagcagcagggagaTCAGGGCGTGGTTATGACGGACGTAGATAAAAATAATTCGAGCTCCACCATCCGACCGCCGCGTCGTTGA
- a CDS encoding hypothetical protein (EggNog:ENOG503PDQ3) has protein sequence MATDYKTQIADSLLGKTGEFDAFFRLYDELLNIGSRSFVVQIDNPSQQNSRPVSHDSIIIAAKVLKAQSSLSLKDTKEAIQKRLTAQKLSSLEVDIVLKVAVQLAFMVHPNVYDSHGPAFRIGSYRPASWLSEESFTDFVSKSFPHVSSTRISRVQDALAEEKSLKAWKLKERLGIKFRPTNNLAEHLVFDPDSQSLYLFHHAGYLKAHLDLWEPKKNSRDIGIGGAIADGTLSPRLLAETLHSLQSILFRWGDEKSKVILNELIKKQGFDSSCAIHEGYKMFKDGTGDFVYTFWGERLASIHDLMRERPPRTKFQKWIKWQTTERNFFLVGGLALIISAVVGILSLGLSGFQAYIAWQAWKVGNQPPT, from the exons ATGGCCACCGACTACAAGACTCAGATTGCTGACAGCCTGTTGGGGAAAACAGGAGAGTTCGACGCATTCTTTAGACTCTACGACGAGCTCCTTAACATTGGTTCAAGGAGCTTTGTAGTTCAGATTGACAACCCATCACAGCAGAACTCTCGGCCTGTTTCTCATGACTCCATCATCATAGCCGCAAAGGTTTTAAAAGCCCAAAGCTCCCTCAGCCTCAAGGACACCAAAGAGGCCATCCAAAAACGTCTTACAGCACAGAAGCTCTCCTCGCTTGAGGTAGACATCGTCTTGAAAGTGGCTGTACAGCTGGCCTTTATGGTCCACCCCAATGTTTATGACTCCCATGGGCCCGCTTTCAGAATCGGATCTTATCGGCCTGCGTCCTGGTTGTCAGAAGAGAGTTTCACCGACTTCGTCAGCAAGTCGTTCCCCCATGTGTCTTCAACGAGGATATCGCGAGTCCAGGATGCTCTCGCGGAAGAAAAGTCCCTCAAGGCCTGGAAGTTGAAAGAGCGATTGGGCATCAAATTCCGACCGACCAACAATTTGGCTGAGCATCTTGTCTTCGACCCCGACAGCCAAAGTCTTTATTTGTTTCACCACGCTGGATATCTCAAGGCCCATCTGGACTTGTGGGAGCCCAAGAAGAACTCTAGGGACATTGGAATAGGAGGAGCCATCGCCGA TGGAACATTGAGCCCCCGGTTGCTAGCCGAGACTCTCCATTCACTTCAGTCTATTCTATTCCGATGGGGCGACGAAAAGTCCAAGGTTATTCTCAACGAACTGATCAAAAAACAGGGCTTTGACAGCTCTTGCGCTATTCATGAAGGATACAAAATGTTCAAAGATGGTACCGGGGATTTTGTTTACACCTTCTGGGGAGAGAGGCTCGCAAGCATCCATGACTTGATGCGTGAGCGTCCTCCTCGGACAAAGTTCCAGAAGTGGATCAAGTGGCAAACCACAGAAAGAAACTTCTTCCTTGTCGGCGGCCTTGCCTTGATCAtttctgctgttgttgggatATTAAGTCTTGGTCTTTCTGGGTTTCAAGCATACATTGCGTGGCAGGCGTGGAAAGTCGGAAACCAACCACCTACCTAG